The following are from one region of the Stanieria sp. NIES-3757 genome:
- a CDS encoding response regulator receiver protein: MSSNTILLVEDNRDYQELIRLAFSESEIEHNLIIVPDGIVALEYLFGTGSFRDRDLNITPDLVLLDLNLPRINGLEILQRIRANPITRLLPVTIISSSLDPEDIINSYVYGCNSYIHKPVDFTILKNFVKEITYYWLTINQAPPYFGALNE; encoded by the coding sequence ATGAGCAGTAACACTATCTTATTAGTAGAGGATAATCGTGACTATCAAGAGTTAATTAGACTAGCATTTAGCGAAAGTGAAATTGAACATAATTTAATCATTGTGCCTGATGGCATTGTCGCTTTAGAATATCTATTTGGAACTGGCAGTTTTCGCGATCGCGATTTAAATATCACGCCAGATTTAGTTCTACTTGATTTAAATTTACCGCGAATTAATGGTTTAGAAATTCTGCAACGCATTCGTGCTAATCCTATCACCAGACTGTTACCCGTAACAATTATTAGCTCTTCCCTTGACCCTGAAGACATTATCAACAGCTATGTTTATGGTTGTAATAGTTATATTCATAAACCTGTAGACTTTACAATACTGAAAAATTTTGTTAAAGAAATAACGTATTATTGGTTAACTATCAATCAAGCCCCACCGTATTTTGGAGCATTAAATGAGTAA
- a CDS encoding adenylosuccinate lyase: protein MIERYTLPEMGEIWTDNYKLKTWLQVEIAVCEAQAELGYIPQAAVEEIKAKANFDPDRVLEIEAEVRHDVIAFLTNVNEYVGDAGRYIHLGLTSSDVLDTGLALQLVASLNLILEKLEELIQAIRYQAQQHRYTVMVGRSHGIHAEPITFGFKLAGWLAEVLRNRDRLVRLRQDIAVGKISGAVGTYANIDPQVEAIACQKLGLEPDTASTQVISRDRHAEYVQQLALLAASIERFAVEIRNLQRTDVLEVEEFFTKKQKGSSAMPHKRNPIRSERLTGMARIIRGNATAALENVALWHERDISHSAVERVILPDSCILIHFMLKETTSLVKNLLVYPDNMKRNMNVYGGVIFSQRVLLALVEKGMSREEAYRVVQGCAHTAWNSVDGDFRKLISQDETVNQFLSSEEISACFDPQHHLRNLDEIYQRLGI, encoded by the coding sequence GTGATTGAACGCTATACTCTGCCTGAAATGGGCGAAATTTGGACGGATAACTATAAACTCAAAACCTGGCTACAAGTAGAAATAGCAGTCTGCGAGGCGCAAGCTGAACTAGGTTATATTCCTCAAGCAGCAGTAGAAGAAATTAAAGCAAAAGCTAACTTCGATCCCGATCGCGTTTTAGAGATAGAAGCAGAAGTCCGCCACGATGTGATTGCTTTTTTGACGAACGTTAATGAATACGTAGGTGATGCAGGTAGATATATTCATTTGGGTTTGACCAGTTCCGATGTCTTAGATACCGGTTTGGCTTTACAATTAGTTGCTAGCCTCAATCTAATTCTAGAAAAGTTAGAAGAACTGATTCAGGCTATTCGCTATCAAGCACAACAACACCGTTATACGGTAATGGTCGGTCGTTCTCATGGTATTCATGCAGAACCAATTACATTTGGTTTTAAACTAGCAGGATGGTTAGCAGAAGTATTACGCAATCGCGATCGCTTGGTTAGATTGAGACAAGATATTGCCGTGGGTAAAATTTCGGGGGCAGTTGGTACTTATGCTAATATCGATCCTCAAGTAGAAGCGATCGCCTGTCAAAAATTGGGTTTAGAACCCGATACCGCTTCAACTCAAGTCATTTCTCGCGATCGTCATGCCGAATACGTTCAACAACTTGCTTTACTAGCAGCTTCAATTGAACGTTTTGCCGTCGAAATTCGCAATTTACAACGGACAGATGTTTTAGAAGTAGAAGAATTTTTTACCAAAAAACAAAAAGGTTCTTCAGCAATGCCCCATAAACGCAACCCCATTCGTTCGGAACGTTTAACAGGAATGGCAAGAATTATCCGAGGCAATGCTACGGCAGCTTTGGAAAATGTTGCTCTTTGGCACGAACGAGATATTTCCCATAGTGCAGTAGAACGAGTAATCTTACCAGATAGCTGTATATTAATTCACTTCATGCTTAAGGAAACTACCAGTTTGGTTAAAAATTTACTGGTTTATCCTGACAATATGAAACGAAATATGAATGTTTATGGAGGGGTAATTTTCTCCCAAAGAGTCTTACTCGCCTTAGTAGAAAAAGGAATGAGTCGAGAAGAAGCTTATCGAGTTGTGCAAGGATGCGCCCATACAGCTTGGAATAGTGTTGATGGAGATTTTCGTAAGTTAATTAGTCAAGATGAGACAGTCAATCAATTCTTATCTTCTGAAGAAATTAGTGCTTGTTTTGACCCTCAACATCATCTTCGCAATCTAGATGAGATTTATCAACGACTTGGAATTTAG
- a CDS encoding thioredoxin — MAVKKKFSSFQELIDNSQVPVLVDFYATWCGPCQMMSPILEQVGGHLRDRLQVVKIDTDKYPAIASLYQIQALPTLVLFKNGQPVEKIEGVVQANQLVPYLESLL, encoded by the coding sequence ATGGCAGTCAAAAAGAAATTTTCTAGTTTTCAGGAACTAATTGACAACTCTCAAGTTCCTGTTTTAGTTGATTTTTACGCTACTTGGTGTGGTCCTTGTCAAATGATGAGTCCGATTTTAGAACAAGTCGGCGGACATTTACGCGATCGCTTGCAAGTAGTGAAAATCGATACAGATAAATATCCAGCGATCGCATCTCTTTATCAAATTCAGGCACTACCTACTTTAGTACTGTTTAAAAATGGTCAACCAGTCGAAAAAATTGAAGGAGTGGTACAAGCTAATCAATTAGTTCCTTATTTAGAAAGTTTGTTGTAA
- a CDS encoding transcriptional regulator, ArsR family: protein MQVNLFSDSTTILAGFHALSYPLRFSVVELLKQQELFVCDLCDRLQVSQSKLSFHLKTLKEADLIIPRQEGRWIYYSLNLLQFVLLEQYLADFRRHGIIAPRNFCD, encoded by the coding sequence ATGCAAGTTAATCTCTTTTCTGATTCAACTACAATCCTGGCAGGCTTTCATGCTCTTTCGTATCCTTTACGCTTCTCGGTTGTCGAATTATTGAAACAACAGGAATTGTTCGTCTGTGATCTATGCGATCGCCTGCAAGTTAGTCAATCAAAACTTTCTTTTCATCTCAAAACTCTCAAGGAAGCAGATTTAATTATTCCCCGTCAGGAAGGGCGTTGGATTTACTATAGTCTGAATCTATTGCAGTTTGTCCTTCTCGAACAATATTTAGCTGACTTTCGCCGTCATGGGATAATTGCACCTCGCAATTTTTGCGATTAA
- a CDS encoding monooxygenase FAD-binding protein, giving the protein MIASHCKIGIIGAGSSGIYLASLLAHQGYQVDVFEKSSYPRTDGCGILLISDGLEALRQGNPELCQKIMNSGVIVRNFEFRNLKGKLANSESPQYAANQLPGMLIHRKAILETLLEFLPSECLHLDSQLQSISQTENEVTAYFSNGSQWTGDLLVGADGLFSQVREYVVPHVKPFYLGDLVWRAVVADDTFCTNGNFIVYIRGRGIYANFFDLGNGLTHWGFFVEQEKDEQERSPNIPIPPQELAKLPIDARTVIASTPPEQMVTRFSYDIDPLPQLYQGRILLIGDAAHAKSPTRARGMTAGLEDGLALSRLIASSSDIPEALARFEAERKPIVHEYQRTSRKQSLTIGRLHKQGQGAA; this is encoded by the coding sequence ATGATTGCTTCTCACTGCAAAATCGGTATTATTGGTGCAGGTTCATCTGGTATATATCTAGCTAGTCTACTGGCTCATCAAGGATACCAAGTAGATGTGTTTGAAAAATCATCTTATCCTCGTACCGATGGTTGCGGTATCTTATTGATTTCTGACGGTTTAGAAGCACTTCGTCAAGGAAACCCCGAACTTTGCCAAAAAATTATGAATTCCGGGGTAATAGTTCGTAATTTTGAGTTTCGCAATCTCAAAGGTAAATTAGCTAATTCTGAATCTCCCCAATATGCAGCCAATCAATTGCCAGGAATGTTAATTCATCGTAAGGCAATTTTAGAAACCCTACTGGAATTTTTACCTTCCGAATGCCTTCATCTAGACTCTCAGCTTCAATCAATTAGTCAAACTGAAAACGAAGTAACCGCTTACTTCAGTAATGGAAGTCAATGGACAGGAGATTTATTAGTTGGTGCTGATGGTCTTTTTTCTCAGGTGCGAGAATACGTTGTTCCCCATGTCAAACCTTTTTATTTAGGAGATCTCGTTTGGCGTGCAGTAGTTGCAGATGATACTTTTTGTACAAACGGAAATTTTATTGTTTATATCCGTGGTCGAGGTATTTATGCTAATTTCTTCGATCTTGGTAATGGTTTAACTCATTGGGGCTTTTTTGTAGAACAGGAAAAAGATGAACAAGAGCGTTCTCCAAATATTCCGATTCCTCCTCAAGAACTTGCCAAACTACCGATTGATGCAAGAACTGTGATTGCTTCTACTCCACCAGAACAAATGGTAACTCGTTTCTCTTACGATATCGATCCTTTACCACAATTGTATCAAGGCAGAATTTTATTAATTGGCGATGCTGCCCATGCTAAAAGTCCTACTCGTGCTAGAGGTATGACTGCTGGGTTAGAGGATGGTTTAGCTTTGTCTCGATTGATCGCTTCTAGTTCCGATATTCCCGAAGCTTTAGCCCGTTTTGAAGCAGAAAGGAAACCTATTGTCCACGAATATCAACGGACAAGTCGTAAGCAAAGTTTAACTATCGGTCGTCTTCACAAGCAAGGACAAGGAGCAGCGTAG
- the trpB gene encoding tryptophan synthase beta subunit: MIADRLISVLTNQHLAMTTTPLSPNQSTTQLPDQFGRFGIYGGKYVPETLMPALAELETAYNRYKNDPEFQQQLQALLKDYVGRPSPLYFAERLTQHYAKPDGTGAQIYFKREDLNHTGAHKINNALAQALLAIRMGKKRIIAETGAGQHGVATATVCARFGLECVVYMGVQDIERQKLNVFRMRLLGATVQPVSAGTGTLKDATSEAIRDWVTNVETTHYILGSVAGPHPYPMMVRDFHGVIGTETRLQCQEKWGGLPDILIACVGGGSNAMGLFYEFVKESTVRLIGVEAAGESIESGKHAATLTKGRPGVLHGAMSYLLQDTDGQVVEAHSISAGLDYPGVGPEHSYLKDSDRAEYYSVTDAEAIAAFQRVSQLEGIIPALETSHAFAYLDQLCPQLEGSPRLVINCSGRGDKDVQTVAKYLGNLDF, translated from the coding sequence ATGATCGCCGACAGGCTAATTTCAGTTTTAACTAATCAACATTTAGCAATGACAACTACACCTCTTTCTCCCAATCAATCAACTACTCAACTTCCCGATCAATTTGGACGTTTTGGTATTTATGGCGGTAAGTATGTTCCAGAAACTTTAATGCCAGCTTTGGCAGAGTTAGAAACAGCTTATAATCGTTACAAAAATGATCCCGAATTTCAGCAACAATTACAAGCTTTATTAAAAGATTATGTTGGTCGTCCCAGTCCGCTTTATTTTGCCGAACGCCTAACTCAACATTATGCCAAACCAGATGGTACGGGCGCACAAATTTATTTTAAAAGGGAAGATTTGAACCATACGGGAGCGCACAAAATTAACAATGCTCTTGCTCAAGCTTTGTTGGCAATTCGTATGGGCAAAAAGCGAATTATCGCTGAAACAGGTGCAGGACAACATGGAGTTGCTACAGCTACAGTTTGCGCTCGCTTTGGCTTAGAATGTGTAGTTTACATGGGTGTACAGGATATCGAACGCCAAAAGTTAAATGTGTTTCGGATGCGTTTGTTGGGCGCAACCGTACAACCTGTCTCAGCAGGAACTGGCACGCTTAAAGATGCTACTTCAGAAGCAATTCGAGATTGGGTGACTAATGTAGAAACTACTCATTATATTCTTGGTTCAGTTGCTGGCCCTCATCCTTATCCAATGATGGTGAGAGATTTTCATGGGGTAATTGGCACAGAAACCCGTCTGCAATGTCAGGAAAAATGGGGTGGTTTACCAGATATTCTGATCGCTTGTGTTGGTGGTGGTTCTAATGCCATGGGATTGTTTTATGAATTTGTTAAAGAATCTACTGTAAGGTTGATTGGGGTTGAAGCAGCAGGAGAAAGTATTGAATCTGGCAAACACGCTGCTACCTTAACTAAAGGTCGTCCAGGAGTGTTGCATGGAGCAATGAGTTATTTATTGCAAGATACCGACGGACAAGTGGTAGAAGCTCATTCGATTAGTGCGGGATTAGATTACCCTGGGGTGGGACCAGAACATAGTTATTTGAAAGATAGCGATCGCGCTGAATATTATAGTGTCACTGATGCCGAAGCGATCGCAGCTTTTCAACGAGTATCTCAGCTAGAAGGTATCATTCCTGCTTTAGAAACTTCTCATGCGTTTGCTTATTTAGATCAGTTATGCCCTCAATTAGAAGGTAGCCCTCGCCTGGTAATTAATTGTTCTGGTCGAGGAGATAAAGATGTCCAAACAGTAGCCAAATATTTGGGGAATTTGGATTTTTGA
- a CDS encoding SCP-like extracellular, whose protein sequence is MLKIKYIKQLLFYVITSKFIGNFVVGFSLIFANCLVAPAAELTGEHRCVPSPKFNSGVPATTVEKTLVAITIEQNDFVNELEDLVHQQINQYRQSLNLSPLQLNPLISKQARIHSENMAQGIVPFGHNGFEERVKALEESIQYRRAAENVAYNQGYSDPVGQAVQGWINSFDHRHNIEGNYDLTGIGVAKNDRGEYYFTQLFILKR, encoded by the coding sequence ATGTTAAAAATAAAATATATTAAGCAATTATTATTTTATGTAATAACTAGTAAGTTTATCGGTAATTTTGTCGTAGGTTTTAGTTTGATATTTGCTAATTGTTTGGTTGCTCCAGCTGCGGAGTTAACCGGGGAACACCGGTGCGTGCCGTCTCCTAAGTTCAACTCGGGAGTACCTGCCACTACAGTTGAAAAAACCTTAGTAGCTATAACTATTGAACAGAATGATTTTGTTAATGAATTAGAAGATTTAGTACACCAACAAATTAATCAATATCGTCAGTCTTTAAATTTATCGCCTCTACAACTAAACCCTTTGATTAGCAAACAAGCGAGAATCCATAGTGAAAATATGGCGCAGGGAATAGTGCCTTTTGGTCACAATGGTTTTGAAGAAAGAGTTAAAGCTTTAGAAGAGTCAATTCAGTACCGCCGTGCAGCCGAAAATGTTGCTTACAATCAAGGTTATAGCGATCCTGTTGGTCAAGCAGTACAAGGTTGGATCAATAGTTTCGATCACCGTCACAATATTGAAGGTAATTATGACTTGACTGGGATTGGTGTGGCTAAAAACGATCGCGGTGAATATTATTTTACACAACTGTTTATACTAAAGCGTTAG
- a CDS encoding putative ribonuclease D, giving the protein MSMDNFQVCERDLDDATLERYLTAEAIAVDTETMGLVLGRDRLCLVQLCDPSGYVTAIRIALGQTEAPNLQKLLEAEQTTKIFHYARFDVAQFEYTFGIKTKPIFCTKIASKLARTYTSNHGLKNLVLELTGVELDKTAQSSDWGNAQNLSAKQLNYAANDVRFLYELREKLIAMLKRENRIQLAEQCFQFLPVLVALDIQRYENIFEH; this is encoded by the coding sequence ATGAGTATGGATAATTTTCAAGTTTGTGAACGGGATTTGGATGATGCTACCTTAGAACGTTATTTGACTGCTGAGGCGATTGCTGTTGATACAGAAACAATGGGATTAGTATTAGGACGCGATCGCTTGTGTTTAGTGCAACTATGCGATCCTAGTGGTTATGTTACGGCAATTCGGATTGCTTTGGGACAAACAGAAGCACCTAATTTGCAAAAGTTATTGGAAGCAGAACAAACTACCAAAATTTTTCATTATGCTCGGTTTGATGTTGCCCAATTTGAATATACTTTTGGGATCAAAACTAAACCGATTTTTTGTACTAAAATTGCTAGCAAGTTAGCTCGTACTTATACTTCTAATCATGGTTTAAAAAACTTAGTTTTGGAGTTAACAGGCGTAGAATTAGATAAAACTGCTCAAAGTTCTGATTGGGGTAATGCTCAAAATTTATCAGCTAAACAACTTAATTATGCTGCTAATGACGTTCGTTTTTTATACGAATTAAGAGAAAAACTCATTGCGATGTTGAAGCGAGAAAATCGTATCCAGTTAGCAGAACAATGTTTTCAGTTTCTTCCTGTCTTGGTGGCGTTAGATATTCAACGCTACGAGAATATTTTTGAACATTAA